From Poecile atricapillus isolate bPoeAtr1 chromosome Z, bPoeAtr1.hap1, whole genome shotgun sequence, one genomic window encodes:
- the DDX4 gene encoding probable ATP-dependent RNA helicase DDX4, with protein MIEEDWNAEIGDEALLRSLEKVSLLERPNDPSSVFSPSVDSFDTDEFVNTQHQPVSSFGRGRNFAAKGFQEGNGDPLTQNRGFKGFGQGFHERKAVDGASTQNRGFKGFRGGFGQGIQEGNGEDALRQNRGFKGFRGGFGQGFQERKAVDGASTQNRGFKGFRGGFGQGTRDGQRGIPQSGALRERGTPADGEGFQEGNGEDALRQNRGFKGFRGGFGQGEGFQERKAVDGASTQNRGFKGFRGGFGQGIKGGQGDIPQSGTPSSRERGTLTDGAGPKVTYIPPPPPDDEEAIFARYQTGMNFDKYDENVVEVSGLDPPAALMSFADTNMCHTLTVNIAKAGYSKPTPVQKYSIPIILAGRDLMACAQTGSGKTAAFLVPVVAQMMRDGVTASSFKEQQEPECIITAPTRELVNQIFLEARKFVYGTCIRPVVIYGGTQTDYSIRQVKQGCNILCATPGRLLDIIGRGKIGLHNVKYLVLDEADRMLDMGFGADMRKLVSFPDMPQKDKRQTLMFSATFPEEVQRLAGEFLKTDFLFVVVGHVGGACSDVQQNILQVSQYFKRDKLIEILHSIGNERTLVFVDTKKKADFIACFLCQENIPATSIHGDREQREREIALRDFRSGKCPVLVATSVAARGLDIESVQHVINFDLPSTIEEYVHRIGRTGRCGNTGKAVGFFDNNSDGHLAQPLIKVLSDAQQEVPVWLTEVAFEAEGGRLPIHTQKNYRGRGSVNAGEVRMESSAREIESWD; from the exons ATGATTGAAGAAGACTGGAATGCGGAGATAGGGGACGAGGCGTTGCTCAGATCCCTTGAGAAG gttAGCTTGCTTGAGAGACCAAATGACCCCTCATCTGTTTTCAGTCCAAGTGTAGATTCCTTTG aTACTGATGAATTTGTGAACACACAGCATCAGCCAGTGAGTAGTTTTGGTAGAGGAAGGAATTTTGCAGCCAAAG GTTTTCAAGAAGGAAATGGAGATCCTCTTACACAAAACAGAGGGTTTAAAGGATTTGGACAAG GTTTTCACGAAAGAAAAGCTGTAGATGGTGCTAGTACACAGAACAGAGGGTTTAAAGGATTTCGTGGTGGCTTTGGACAAG GTATTCAAGAAGGAAATGGAGAAGATGCCCTTAGACAAAACAGAGGGTTTAAAGGATTTCGTGGTGGCTTTGGACAAG GTTTTCAAGAACGAAAAGCTGTAGATGGTGCTAGTACACAGAACAGAGGGTTTAAAGGATTTCGTGGTGGCTTTGGACAAG GTACTAGAGATGGACAAAGGGGTATACCTCAGTCTGGAGCTCTCAGAGAAAGAGGAACTCCTGCAGATGGTGAAG GTTTTCAAGAAGGAAATGGAGAAGATGCCCTTAGACAAAACAGAGGGTTTAAAGGATTTCGTGGTGGCTTTGGACAAGGTGAGG GTTTTCAAGAACGAAAAGCTGTAGATGGTGCTAGTACACAGAACAGAGGGTTTAAAGGATTTCGTGGTGGCTTTGGACAAG GTATAAAAGGTGGGCAGGGGGACATACCTCAGTCTGGAACTCCCAGTTCTAGAGAAAGAGGAACACTCACAGATGGTGCAG GTCCAAAGGTGACTTATATACCCCCTCCTCCACCTGATGATGAAGAAGCCATCTTTGCACGTTATCAGACAGGAATGAATTTTGACAAATATGATGAAAACGTTGTTGAAGTGTCAGGATTGGACCCTCCAGCAGCATTAATG agTTTTGCAGACACTAACATGTGTCATACTTTAACTGTGAACATTGCTAAAGCTGGATACTCTAAACCTACTCCAGTACAGAAGTACAGCATTCCTATTATACTGGCAGGACGGGATTTAATGGCATGTGCCCAGACAGGATCAGGAAAAACT gcaGCCTTTCTTGTACCAGTTGTGGCCCAAATGATGAGGGATGGTGTAACTGCCAGTAGCTTTAAAGAGCAGCAAGAACCGGAATGTATTATTACTGCCCCAACTAGAGAACTGGTAAATCAGATCTTCCTAGAAGCAAGAAAATTTGTGTATGG GACTTGCATAAGGCCTGTTGTGATCTACGGAGGTACACAAACAGACTATTCGATTCGTCAGGTAAAGCAAGGCTGTAATATACTGTGTGCCACTCCAGGAAGGCTTCTAGACATCATTGGAAGAGGAAAG ATTGGTTTGCATAATGTGAAATACTTGGTACTAGATGAAGCAGACCGCATGCTTGATATGGGTTTTGGTGCAGATATGAGGAAGTTGGTATCTTTCCCAGACATGCCACAAAAAGACAAACGCCAAACACTAATGTTTAGTGCCACTTTTCCTGAGGAAGTACAGAG GCTAGCTGGTGAATTTTTGAAAACTGACTTcttatttgttgttgttggaCATGTGGGTGGAGCATGCAGCGATGTTCAGCAGAATATTCTTCAAGTTTCTCAGTATTTCAAGAGGGATAAACTGATAGAAATTCTACACAGCATAG GTAATGAACGAACTCTGGTCTTTGTGGacacaaagaaaaaagctgaCTTCATTGCATGCTTTCTTTGTCAAGAAAACATACCAGCTACTAGTATCCATGG AGATagagaacagagagagagagaaatagcTCTTCGGGATTTTCGTTCTGGAAAATGTCCAGTTCTTGTGGCAACCTCAGTGGCAGCAAGAGGTCTGGACATTGAAAGCGTTCAGCATGTTATTAATTTTGATCTTCCTTCCACCATTGAAGAGTATGTACACCGAATTGGACGAACTGGTCGTTGTGGAAATACAGGGAAAGCAGTTGGCTTCTTTGATAACAATTCAGATGGTCATCTTGCACAGCCTCTAATTAAAGTGCTTTCAGAT GCTCAGCAGGAAGTTCCTGTTTGGTTGACGGAAGTTGCTTTTGAGGCTGAAGGAGGACGACTCCCAATTCATACCCAGAAG AATTACAGAGGCAGAGGCAGTGTGAATGCAGGAGAAGTAAGGATGGAGAGTTCTGCAAGAGAAATCGAGTCATGGGATTAA